Proteins encoded in a region of the Rhodovulum sp. MB263 genome:
- the arsB gene encoding ACR3 family arsenite efflux transporter yields the protein MADTAAPMGPFERLLTLWVALAMVAGIAIGAVAPGLVGAIAAAEIASINLVVAVLIWAMVYPMMVSVDFRAVAGVARQPKGLLITLAVNWLIKPFTMALLAVLFFEHIFAPWIAPADAAQYVAGLILLGAAPCTAMVFVWSQLTRGDATYTLVQVSVNDLIMVVAFAPIVALLLGVTQIVVPWDTLVLATVLYVVLPLIAGLLTRRLLGSAEAIGAFTARIRPLSMAGLIATVAILFGLQGGTILARPGVILLIAVPILIQSYAIFALAYGAAFALRVPHRIAAPCAMIGTSNFFELAVAVAISLFGLNSGAALATVVGVLVEVPVMLSLVAFANRTRTRFAGH from the coding sequence ATGGCCGATACCGCAGCCCCGATGGGCCCCTTCGAACGATTGCTGACGCTTTGGGTGGCGCTGGCCATGGTGGCGGGGATCGCCATCGGAGCCGTGGCACCGGGGCTGGTGGGCGCCATCGCCGCGGCCGAGATCGCCTCGATCAACCTCGTGGTGGCGGTGCTGATCTGGGCCATGGTCTATCCGATGATGGTCAGCGTCGATTTCCGGGCCGTCGCCGGTGTCGCGCGCCAGCCGAAGGGGCTTCTGATCACGCTGGCGGTGAACTGGCTGATCAAGCCCTTCACGATGGCTCTGCTGGCGGTGCTGTTCTTCGAGCACATCTTCGCGCCCTGGATCGCGCCCGCGGACGCGGCCCAGTATGTCGCGGGCCTGATCCTGCTGGGCGCGGCGCCCTGCACCGCCATGGTCTTCGTCTGGAGCCAGCTGACCCGGGGCGATGCCACCTATACGCTGGTGCAGGTCTCGGTGAACGACCTGATCATGGTCGTGGCCTTCGCCCCCATCGTGGCGCTGCTGCTGGGTGTCACGCAGATCGTGGTGCCCTGGGACACGCTGGTCCTGGCGACCGTGCTCTATGTCGTCCTGCCGCTGATCGCGGGGCTCCTCACGCGGCGGCTGCTGGGATCGGCCGAGGCCATCGGGGCCTTCACCGCCCGGATCAGGCCGCTGTCGATGGCCGGGCTGATCGCCACCGTCGCGATCCTGTTCGGGCTGCAGGGCGGCACCATCCTCGCCCGGCCGGGCGTCATCCTGCTGATCGCGGTGCCGATCCTGATCCAGAGCTATGCCATCTTCGCCCTCGCCTATGGCGCGGCCTTCGCCCTGCGCGTGCCGCACCGGATCGCCGCGCCCTGCGCCATGATCGGCACCTCGAACTTCTTCGAACTGGCGGTGGCCGTGGCGATCAGCCTGTTCGGCCTGAATTCTGGCGCGGCGCTGGCAACCGTGGTCGGCGTGCTGGTCGAGGTGCCGGTGATGCTGTCCCTGGTCGCCTTCGCCAACCGCACCCGCACCCGCTTCGCCGGGCACTAG
- a CDS encoding helix-turn-helix transcriptional regulator, translated as MEQSHAIDAFGALAHDARLAIFRLLVQRGPGGTPAMEIGRLLELRPSTLSGHLATLKRAGLVTTERRHREILYAPCFEAVNGLVHFLLQDCCGGDSAACAGAPADILAPKATPVPD; from the coding sequence ATGGAACAGAGCCACGCCATCGACGCCTTCGGCGCCCTTGCCCATGACGCGCGGCTGGCGATCTTCCGTCTGCTCGTGCAGCGCGGGCCGGGCGGCACGCCGGCGATGGAGATCGGCCGCCTGCTGGAGCTCAGGCCCTCCACCCTGTCGGGGCATCTCGCCACGCTGAAGCGGGCAGGGCTGGTGACGACCGAGCGGCGCCACCGCGAGATCCTTTACGCGCCCTGTTTCGAGGCGGTGAACGGGCTGGTGCATTTCCTGCTTCAGGATTGCTGCGGCGGAGACAGCGCGGCCTGTGCCGGGGCTCCGGCAGACATCCTGGCTCCGAAGGCAACACCCGTTCCGGACTGA
- a CDS encoding TonB-dependent receptor → MVQRRVARLVGGASISALCAVTPTLTMAQELSEDAYSLGTLFIIGDTLTRSFQKTAASVTAVEQADIDAAEGKDSVRDLVADMANVTYAASGGQGGAPTIRGQDGEGPNSGAPAFFGGSVPRVAVNLDGHYLSYNELVYSSTSIWDVDHIELFRGPQTISQGANSIAGALVVKTKDPTFEREGAARLEYGSGGKRRASLMASGAVAPDLAARIALDYTARDNVIDYVNPAFSLGGTDQDHLSQTARFKLLWTPAAMPGFEAMLTFSHTDGNRPTWEAATVPFSDYDSTVTQNPSWKQFTNTTILDLRQEFDNGAILTNQSQFSSLYTRRTTSPETSGSAVIDQDSYSNETRLTFGNDGSALSGVAGLYLSHTDSDETLNLRGMTAFDDTKDSLGLFAGLDYDFADRWTLSGSLRYQRDRVQREGSSPFATEDLDYDETFDDWLPKLSLSYDVNEATTIGAMVSRGYNPGGVTLGLTSGEWVAFDPETSTDYELFARTRVLDGRLGLSANLFYTDFKDMQRYVTSEAVAGYYEAVTVNAEKANAYGLELGFDYEASPALRLYGSLGLLSTEIEKFSGADADYSGNEFGRAPGQTISLGADWKIRPDLTLSGNVRYSGSYFSDDDNLSASFVESYTVANTRIAYDLRDNLQLYGYVNNLFDEDAVTYMRASRAVVGGYEATLVEPRMIGIGVKMTF, encoded by the coding sequence ATGGTACAGCGACGAGTCGCCCGCCTGGTCGGCGGCGCCAGCATTTCCGCGCTTTGCGCAGTCACCCCCACCCTCACCATGGCGCAGGAGCTGTCCGAGGACGCCTATTCCCTCGGCACGCTCTTCATCATCGGCGACACCCTGACCCGCAGCTTCCAGAAGACGGCGGCCTCGGTGACGGCGGTGGAGCAGGCCGATATCGACGCGGCCGAGGGCAAGGACAGCGTCAGGGATCTTGTCGCCGACATGGCCAACGTGACCTATGCCGCCTCGGGCGGTCAGGGCGGCGCGCCGACGATCCGCGGCCAGGACGGCGAGGGGCCGAATTCGGGCGCGCCGGCCTTCTTCGGCGGCTCGGTGCCCCGGGTCGCGGTCAACCTCGATGGCCATTACCTGAGCTATAACGAGCTGGTCTATTCCTCGACCTCGATCTGGGATGTCGACCATATCGAGCTGTTCCGCGGTCCGCAGACCATCAGCCAGGGCGCCAACAGCATCGCCGGCGCGCTGGTGGTGAAGACCAAGGACCCGACCTTCGAGCGCGAGGGGGCGGCGCGGCTGGAATACGGCTCGGGCGGCAAGCGTCGCGCCTCGCTGATGGCCTCGGGCGCGGTGGCGCCGGATCTGGCCGCGCGGATCGCGCTGGATTACACTGCGCGGGACAATGTCATCGACTATGTCAACCCGGCCTTCTCGCTGGGCGGGACCGATCAGGACCACCTCTCGCAGACCGCGCGGTTCAAGCTCCTGTGGACGCCCGCCGCGATGCCGGGCTTCGAGGCGATGCTGACCTTCTCGCATACCGACGGCAACCGCCCGACCTGGGAGGCGGCGACCGTGCCGTTTTCCGACTATGACAGCACCGTCACCCAGAACCCCAGCTGGAAGCAGTTCACCAATACCACGATCCTCGACCTGAGGCAGGAATTCGACAATGGTGCGATCCTGACCAACCAGTCGCAATTCTCGTCGCTCTATACCCGGCGCACCACCTCGCCCGAGACGTCGGGCTCTGCGGTGATCGACCAGGACAGCTATTCCAACGAGACCCGGCTGACCTTCGGCAATGACGGTTCTGCGCTGAGCGGCGTCGCCGGGCTCTATCTCTCGCATACCGACAGCGACGAGACGCTGAACCTGCGCGGCATGACCGCCTTCGACGACACCAAGGACAGCCTCGGCCTGTTCGCGGGCCTCGATTACGATTTCGCCGATCGCTGGACGCTCAGCGGCTCGCTGCGCTACCAGCGCGACCGGGTGCAGCGCGAGGGGTCGAGCCCGTTCGCGACCGAGGATCTGGATTATGACGAGACCTTCGACGACTGGCTGCCCAAGCTGTCGCTGTCCTATGACGTGAACGAGGCGACCACCATCGGCGCGATGGTGTCGAGGGGCTACAATCCGGGCGGCGTGACGCTGGGGCTGACCTCGGGCGAATGGGTCGCCTTCGATCCCGAGACCTCGACCGATTACGAGCTCTTCGCCCGCACCCGGGTGCTGGATGGCCGCCTGGGGCTGAGTGCCAACCTGTTCTACACCGATTTCAAGGACATGCAGCGCTATGTCACCTCGGAGGCCGTGGCGGGCTATTACGAGGCGGTGACGGTGAATGCCGAGAAGGCCAATGCCTACGGGCTGGAGCTGGGCTTCGATTACGAGGCCAGCCCGGCGCTGCGCCTGTATGGCAGCCTCGGCCTGCTCTCGACCGAGATCGAGAAATTCTCGGGCGCGGATGCCGATTACAGCGGCAACGAGTTCGGCCGCGCCCCCGGCCAGACCATCAGCCTCGGCGCGGACTGGAAGATCCGCCCCGATCTGACGCTGTCGGGCAATGTGCGCTACAGCGGGTCCTATTTCTCGGATGACGACAACCTGTCGGCAAGCTTCGTCGAGTCCTACACGGTGGCGAATACCCGCATCGCCTATGACCTGCGGGACAACCTGCAGCTCTACGGCTATGTCAACAACCTCTTCGACGAGGACGCGGTCACCTATATGCGCGCCAGCCGGGCGGTTGTCGGCGGCTACGAGGCGACCCTGGTCGAGCCGCGCATGATCGGGATCGGGGTGAAGATGACGTTCTGA
- a CDS encoding IS5 family transposase (programmed frameshift) — protein METSLAPALMSDGEWAFFERFILTVSAPNGLKPTNHRLVPDGIFRIVCPGAPWRDLPEAFGEWSSLCRHIRRWTVAGPWEQIMHALNESGAVLHALQMIDGTEGDAHHQAAGAPRGSPRQGLGRSPSGFATRIHLLVNAAGLPMRTEIPAGQGSDYPGFDPVIAETLPAPSVLLADRGQDADIIRKSNSRRAVLPVIPMRQSRRMRVGIDRSPDRRRNPVERCFNKSKNARRAATRCDRTAERFVAVVDITSIRPWLRQLAT, from the exons ATGGAGACCAGCTTGGCCCCCGCCCTTATGTCGGACGGGGAATGGGCGTTCTTTGAGCGGTTCATCCTGACTGTCAGCGCGCCGAACGGACTCAAACCGACCAACCACCGCCTTGTTCCGGATGGAATTTTCCGAATCGTCTGCCCCGGCGCGCCATGGCGCGACCTGCCCGAAGCGTTTGGAGAATGGTCGAGCCTCTGCCGGCACATCCGGCGCTGGACAGTGGCGGGGCCTTGGGAGCAGATCATGCATGCCCTGAACGAAAGCGGCGCGGTGCTCCATGCACTTCAGATGATCGACGGAACCGAGGGTGACGCCCATCATCAGGCAGCGGGCGCTC CAAGGGGGTCTCCGAGACAGGGTCTTGGCCGCTCACCCAGTGGCTTCGCGACCAGGATCCACCTCCTCGTCAATGCCGCCGGGCTGCCCATGAGAACCGAGATCCCCGCCGGGCAAGGCTCCGATTATCCCGGCTTCGATCCGGTCATCGCCGAGACCCTGCCCGCCCCAAGCGTCTTGCTGGCTGACCGCGGCCAAGATGCTGACATCATTCGGAAAAGCAATAGCAGGCGCGCTGTGCTTCCGGTGATCCCGATGCGGCAATCACGCAGGATGCGCGTCGGGATCGACCGCTCCCCCGACCGGCGACGCAACCCGGTTGAACGCTGCTTCAACAAATCGAAGAACGCCCGCCGAGCCGCCACCCGTTGCGACAGGACCGCAGAGCGCTTCGTGGCTGTCGTCGATATCACGTCAATCCGCCCATGGCTGCGCCAATTGGCAACATGA
- a CDS encoding response regulator transcription factor: MRVLVIEDGADLAEAIRTYLSRDGHAVDLAADCAEAGLLLDLAQYDGIVLDLGLPDGSGLDLLRARRRDGLRTPVVILSARDRIGDRIAGLDSGADDYVVKPVDLGELAARLRANARRGEGAPGVELAFGPLRIDRARARVWRDGAEIRLTAREWAVLDALLAARGRVLSRQVLEDRLYDFDAGISGNAVEVYVSRLRGKLGRGLIETRRGIGYQIP, encoded by the coding sequence ATGAGAGTGCTTGTCATCGAGGATGGCGCCGATCTGGCCGAGGCGATCCGGACCTATCTGAGCCGGGACGGACATGCCGTCGATCTGGCCGCCGACTGCGCCGAAGCCGGGCTTCTGCTCGATCTGGCGCAATATGACGGCATCGTGCTCGATCTCGGGTTGCCCGACGGTTCGGGTCTCGATTTGCTGCGGGCGCGGCGGCGCGACGGGCTGCGCACGCCGGTCGTCATCCTGAGCGCGCGCGACCGGATCGGCGACCGCATCGCCGGGCTCGACAGCGGCGCCGACGATTACGTGGTCAAGCCCGTCGATCTGGGCGAGCTGGCGGCGCGGCTTCGGGCCAATGCCCGGCGCGGCGAGGGCGCGCCGGGGGTCGAGCTTGCGTTCGGGCCGCTCCGGATCGACCGCGCCCGCGCCCGGGTCTGGCGTGACGGTGCCGAGATCCGCCTGACCGCGCGCGAATGGGCGGTGCTCGACGCGCTTCTGGCGGCGCGGGGCCGGGTGCTGTCGCGGCAGGTGCTGGAAGACCGATTGTATGATTTCGATGCCGGGATCTCGGGCAATGCGGTCGAGGTCTATGTCTCGCGGCTGCGCGGCAAGCTCGGGCGCGGGCTGATCGAGACCCGGCGCGGCATCGGATACCAGATCCCGTGA
- a CDS encoding tyrosine-protein phosphatase, giving the protein MSRLSGTGRAFRVALLGAGLALSAAAGWAGYLQAGGNFHEVRPQELFRSAQLDPQALGRVIRTHGIRSVLNLRGAREDRGWYRDELAATRQAGAVHADFGLSAGRPVSVTEAGALLALMKSLPKPILIHCRQGADRTGLAAALYLAGLAHDSEDSAEFQLSFRFGHVGIPYLSAAYAMDESWEALEPTLGFGQS; this is encoded by the coding sequence ATGAGCCGCCTTTCGGGGACGGGCCGGGCGTTTCGGGTGGCTTTGCTTGGGGCCGGGCTGGCGCTCAGCGCCGCTGCCGGATGGGCCGGGTATCTGCAGGCAGGCGGCAATTTCCACGAGGTTCGCCCGCAGGAGCTGTTCCGTTCGGCGCAGCTCGATCCGCAGGCGCTTGGCCGGGTGATCCGGACGCATGGCATACGGAGCGTGCTGAACCTGCGCGGTGCCCGCGAGGATCGCGGCTGGTATCGCGACGAACTGGCCGCGACGCGCCAGGCCGGAGCGGTTCATGCCGATTTCGGGCTCTCGGCCGGGCGCCCCGTCTCGGTGACGGAAGCCGGGGCGCTGCTTGCGCTGATGAAAAGCCTGCCGAAGCCGATCCTGATCCATTGCCGTCAGGGCGCCGACCGCACCGGCCTTGCCGCGGCGCTTTATCTTGCCGGGCTCGCCCATGACAGCGAGGACAGTGCCGAATTCCAGCTTTCCTTCCGCTTCGGCCATGTCGGCATTCCCTATCTGTCGGCCGCCTATGCGATGGATGAAAGCTGGGAGGCGCTGGAACCGACGCTGGGCTTCGGCCAGAGCTGA